From the genome of Abyssicoccus albus, one region includes:
- a CDS encoding alpha/beta hydrolase, with protein MKKTLFFISIPLSVIILSLLSIGFFAVNYLLNFKLRDVGIIRRREIKGNRLSPQTFNALPITPFKIDSKHGYKLSGIELKAYEHNRFIICLHGVTENKISSNKYMMLFHSLGYNVVLYDHRRHGSSGGEHSSYGYYEKDDLNTVIDFLYHKYDNIYLGLHGESMGAATALLYQGSLNGKAQFLISDCAFSSLDQQIIYLVKEKIYSKLKVFTPILIYFINKALQIRTTYSLYQISPKQSVRQINIPILFIHTKNDTFIPYQHTQSLYNNKSNAKMLWLPTKGDHATSYNIHSKSYKNKVIEFFNQYDIPYDLQSK; from the coding sequence ATGAAAAAGACTTTATTTTTTATTTCCATCCCACTCTCAGTCATTATCTTATCCCTTTTATCTATTGGATTTTTTGCGGTCAATTACTTACTAAACTTTAAGTTAAGAGATGTTGGTATTATTCGACGAAGAGAAATAAAAGGAAATCGACTAAGCCCACAAACATTTAACGCATTGCCTATCACACCATTTAAAATAGATTCTAAACATGGTTATAAGCTGAGTGGTATTGAACTCAAAGCTTATGAACATAATAGATTTATCATATGTTTACACGGTGTGACAGAAAACAAAATTTCATCTAATAAATATATGATGTTGTTTCATAGCCTAGGTTACAATGTCGTATTATATGATCATAGAAGACACGGTTCAAGTGGAGGGGAACATTCTAGTTACGGTTATTATGAGAAAGATGATCTAAATACAGTCATCGACTTTTTGTATCATAAATATGATAATATTTATTTAGGCTTACATGGTGAGTCAATGGGCGCAGCAACAGCATTACTATATCAAGGTTCATTAAATGGAAAAGCTCAATTCTTAATTTCTGATTGTGCATTTTCTTCATTAGATCAACAAATTATTTATTTAGTCAAAGAAAAAATATATTCAAAATTAAAGGTTTTTACACCGATCCTTATATACTTTATTAATAAAGCTCTGCAAATCAGGACCACATATTCTTTGTACCAAATTTCACCAAAACAAAGTGTTAGACAGATTAATATCCCTATTTTATTTATTCATACTAAAAATGATACATTTATTCCTTATCAACATACTCAGTCCTTGTATAATAATAAGTCAAATGCAAAAATGTTATGGTTACCCACTAAAGGTGATCATGCAACAAGCTACAACATACACTCAAAAAGCTATAAAAATAAAGTAATTGAGTTCTTCAATCAATATGACATCCCATATGATTTACAATCTAAATAA
- the rnz gene encoding ribonuclease Z, translated as MEVMFLGTGAGSPSKTRNTQSMILDLRQEIQELWMMDCGEGCQHQILNTSYTLGKVKRIFITHLHGDHIFGLFGAISSRSFQGGEGSKLFIYGPIGIKKLVDNVLKITGTHLNYPIEIVEVNENDEFNINRFVVKVKPLQHTIKSFGYIICQEEQLGSIKVDALKNIGLKPGPLYKEIKTNNEFTHNGKTYLSKDFMTDSKKGINIAVLGDTMYFDDLITTLRECDIIIMECTYLEGDYATARKYGHIHLNDIRMIQSECQMSACILTHLSNRYNNYDLQRIINDSISTLPYKTYLASDFKKFKFINHK; from the coding sequence ATGGAGGTAATGTTTCTAGGGACAGGTGCAGGTTCACCATCAAAAACTCGAAACACACAATCGATGATTTTAGATTTAAGACAAGAAATCCAAGAATTATGGATGATGGATTGTGGAGAAGGGTGTCAACATCAAATATTAAATACATCATATACATTAGGTAAAGTAAAAAGAATTTTTATAACACATTTACATGGTGATCACATTTTTGGTTTATTTGGAGCAATATCGAGCCGGTCTTTCCAAGGGGGCGAAGGGTCTAAATTATTTATTTATGGACCTATTGGTATTAAAAAACTTGTTGATAATGTTTTAAAAATTACCGGTACTCATTTAAATTATCCAATTGAAATTGTAGAAGTAAATGAAAATGATGAATTTAATATTAACCGTTTTGTCGTAAAGGTCAAACCTTTGCAACACACGATTAAAAGTTTTGGTTATATTATTTGTCAAGAAGAACAATTGGGTTCAATTAAAGTTGATGCACTTAAAAATATTGGGTTAAAACCTGGACCTTTGTATAAAGAAATAAAGACTAACAATGAATTTACTCATAATGGAAAAACATATTTATCGAAAGACTTTATGACAGATAGTAAGAAAGGGATCAATATTGCAGTACTAGGAGATACGATGTATTTCGATGATTTAATAACGACGTTAAGAGAATGTGATATTATCATCATGGAATGTACTTATTTAGAAGGTGATTACGCTACTGCAAGGAAATATGGGCATATACATTTGAATGATATTCGAATGATTCAAAGTGAATGTCAGATGAGTGCGTGTATTTTGACACATTTATCAAATAGATATAACAATTATGATTTGCAAAGAATAATAAATGATAGTATTTCAACATTGCCATATAAAACATATTTAGCAAGTGATTTTAAAAAATTTAAATTCATAAACCATAAATAA